Below is a genomic region from Gammaproteobacteria bacterium CG11_big_fil_rev_8_21_14_0_20_46_22.
GTATACTGTCGAAAATGTAGCGGCTTTTGCATATTCTGATGTGCTAGATTTCTTAAAATACTATTTTACGTTGATAAAAAAATATCACCCTGGCTATAGTATAATTACATCGTATTTAAAATGCCGGGAGAATAAACAATGGCCTGCTGTTATTAAAATGAAAAAAGCGATTTTGCACAGCGTAGAACTTTTCACCGAACTCATCAATTATTCATTCTCAGAAAAAGGGGAAAAATATTATCTACTGCAAGTGATTTTTGAGCGCTTTTGTGATCAAGTTGATAAGAAAATTGGTTGTAATGCTTTAAAAGGGCTTGTGTCGGATGATGATAATGAAAGAATTAATCTATTTTTAAATCATCATGAGGTGTTGTTGTTGGAAGTAAAAAAACTAGTTGAATCGATTGTGGCATACATTAAAGATAAGTATCCAGGGAGTGAAAACGATCAAATTAGTCTAAAAAAATCATGGATTGATAAGGTATTTGCGTTTGATGACGCGCTTGTCGAACAGGAGCATGGGAGATTAAATACAGATGCGGTGATTCTTGATTTGCGAAATTATTTTTATAAAATAAATTTGACTAAAATTTTCGGAGAAACTGATAGAGAGGTGTGGTTTATCGTTGGTCGAGCGCATTTGCCTGGGCTTAAGGAGCTCATGAAAACGACACCAGTGCCCTGTCGGTTTGTAGCAGATGATAGAAAAGAAGCGCTTTTAAATTTGTATGGCTCAAGTAGTGTTGGGCTCCGGCGCTATACACTCCACACAGAAAGTAGCTGGCAAAAAGTTAGAGACAAACAAAACAGCGGCTTTCCAAAAGCTCCCTAACCATTATTGATATCATGAGGTTATATAATGCTGTTTTGAAAAAATAGACTTGTATGATTTTGGTATCTCATACAGCCCAACCAAGGTGTTTAGCGATGGCAGTGGACAGAATAGATACAAAGACTAAGCCCGAATTCAAAATAATACAAATCAGCGATAGTCACTTAACAAAAACAGACAAAGACAGGGTTTTTGGCTTTCCAGCAAATAAAAACTTCTCTCTAGTCATGGAAAAACTCTACCATGAAGAAGATGTTGATTTAATATTCGCAACAGGCGACATTTCGAACGATTACTCAAAAGAATCTTACCAACTGTTTGCCGAAAAAATAAGCCTAATCGACAAACCTGTTTATTGGATTCCTGGAAATCACGACAATACGGAAACAATGAGGGAAGTTTTCGCTTACTTTCCACATTTCAAGGAAGGCACTCACTTAAGCCATGCCAACTGGCATTTCCTATTTTTAAACACAAAATTTGAAAATAATAGCTACGGGAAAATTCAGAAAAGCGAATTAAACACACTACAGAAAAAAATCGAACTTATTCCTACATCGGGAAAAATCGCAATTGTCATGCATCACCCGGCCATAAAAGTAAACACACCGCTAGTTGATGCGCATGGACTTAGAGAGCCCGATGCTTTTATTGAACTTGTCAAACGCTACAAAAACATATCACTGATCATATGTGGGCATGTTCACGAAGACTATTGCTTACCCATTGCTAACTGCAAACTTATCACCTGCCCTGCAACGTGCTTTCAATTCAAAAAAAATGCCATTGAGCTTGCTTTTGAAAAAAGAGTCGGCTACAAATTGTACACTTTTAATAAAGAAGGATTCACATGTTCAACAAAACAATGGGACTTTTAAATAAACTTAAACGATTCTGGGCAAGCTTCACCCCCAGGTATAATCTTTGTTTAGACAGCTCCGAATATGCTATTGATTCAAAACACTTAATTCATCGTTTTAAGGTTTATGGTAGCCACAATTACGTTAAATTCACTTATGAAGAAATAATGAGAGATAGAAACCTCACGTACCAAATCAACCCCTACGATCTAATCGATATTGCAGTTAAAGAACGGGATGCACAAAAGAAAAAAAGCATCTATATAATCAAAAAAACCCTGCGAAACAATTATTTTAAAGTATGCAATGCTGAGGGCGAACATATTATCGATGGCGACGAACTGTGCCACAACCCTATATTAATCAAACAAATGTCGCCGATTGATCTACACAATATTTCTTACAATACCGGCTTCATTCACGGAAGACGCCTATCAAAAACCATTTCTGAATCTTCAAAGGGCCCAGCAAAACCATCACTTAGGGTGTTATAACCCAGGCAACGTTTCATCACCCTCAGCTACTTCACCAAAAAATCCTTCACCACCTTGCCATAAGGCAAGGTCAAGTCCGCCACAAAATGCAGCGCACTGATCACTTCCTTCACCGGCAAATTAGCCACGGGGGCTAAAGCGTGTTGAAAAAGTTCTAGCGCGCCTGGGCCGCGCCAAGCACCTTTTAGGTCGATATTTGTCAAGTGGTACTCGACCAATTGGCAGATTTTCGGGCCGCCATCGACATCGGGTATCAGCTTCACTAAATAATTAGGCTCATGCAATACCGCCAAAACATCCGCGTTCGGAACCGTTTGGTATTTATAGCCCATAGTACCCACTGCGACACAAACTGGGCCATAGTATAAAGTACCCAACAAGGTATCCGCCTCGACTTTCAAGCTTGGGTTAGCTAGTTTTTTCGGGAACCCCCAAATTTCACGGCCACCCGCGATCGGCGCATGGCAGTCCAAATACATGGAATGCACATAGCCACCTTTTTTGCCCTCGTACGCCACAGGAATGACTTGACCTGATTCCGTGTAATCGCCAAACCCTGTGGAATCCGGCATACGAATAAACTCAAACTTCACAATGGGTTCGTCAAAGGTTAAACACTCTGGCAACACAGCTTTTAAAGCATCAGGATCAGTTTCATACGTGATAATCATGTACTCACGATTCACAAAACGATAAGGACCTTCAGGATAGGTAGTAATGCCACGACGAATTGGCATGCCAAAGGTATTGTAAATCGGCTTGATGTGTTTCATTGTTTTCTCCTTAAGACAAATCGCAAGCTTCAATATATCGCACTTTATCACCCTTTTCGAGATTCGCGTTAACGCAGAAAACCGACTATAGTGGAAGCCACACGCCCCCATTTAAGGAATATTCATGAGCAAAAATACGGAGGTTTTAATTGTTGGTGCTGGCCCCAGCGGTTTAATGGCGGCTATTGAACTTCGCCGTCGCGGTATTGATTGCCGTCTTATCGATAAGAAAGACGCGCCCACTCAAACCTCGAACGCTGTCGCTGTGCACGCACGCTCCCTCGAAATGTGGGACAACCAAGGCATTATCAATAAAGTAAAAGGCAAAGCCCAGCGCATCGAAGGCTTAGAAATTTTCTCACAAAGCATGAAACGCTTAGCGTCGATGGCATTTGTGAAACACTTAAAATCCACCTACCCCTGCGCCTGGGATATTCCACAAAACCAAAGCGAAGCCGTATTGATTGAGCGGCTCGGCGAACTCGGATTGCAGGTCGAGCGCTCAACCGAATTAGTTTCAGCCAAAATACACGACGACGGTGTTAGCTGTGAGATCAAAACAGCAGGCGCTGAGACTACCATCGTTGAGTGTCACTACGTGATTGCCAGCGATGGTTTTCATAGCACGCTACGCAACATGTTAAAGGTCGAGTACGAAGGTAAAGATTTAAAACAAGAATTCATCATGATCGATACACCTTTAAATTATCCCGTGGATTTGCACAAGATTGCTATTTTTTTTCACCCAGAAGGCTTGTCAGGTGTTTTTCCGATGAAAGAAAGTGCGCGCATTATTGTTGAAGTAGCCAATGATAAAAGCTACAACCGCGAAAATGGCGTAACACGCGAAACATTTATCGAAGTACTAAAACGTCGGTGGTCGTTTGATTTCCAGCTGGGTGAAGCCCGCTGGATGAGCCATTTCTTTATTCACGAGCGCTTAGCCAAACACTACCAATCTGGTCGTGTGTTTTTAGTCGGCGACGCCGCCCATGCACACTCGCCCGCCGGCGGACAAGGTATGAATACCGGCATGCAAGACGCGTACAACCTGGGCTGGAAATTAGCGGCTGTAATAAAAGGCGAGCTGAAAGACTGCGTGCTTGACACTTACGAGCCAGAACGTCGCCCGGTTGCGCAAAATGTTTTAAAGCAATCCACCGCCATGACCGTGGCCGCCGCCGTTAAAAACCCGCTACTGATTAGCCTTAGAAATTTTTTCGTGCGGCATGTGGCCTCGCGTCGCGTGTTTCAAAAAAACTTTGCGAACTTTATCGGCGAACTCAGTTATCATTACCGTCAGTCACCCTTAAGCTTAGGGGATAAACACATCAACCTTCGCCCGGGAGATCGCTCACCCATCATCCACCACAGCGAACATTTTGTACTGTATGTGCCAGAAAACTGGGCTAAAAAAGCTGAAATTGAAGCGCTTATCAAACCCCACACCAGTTGGATAGAGCTTTGCCTAGCCACAGCCGAACAAGCCAAACAGCTGGCGTTAAAGCACGGGTTTTGTTTAGTGCGGCCGGATATGTACATCGCCTGCCAGGGTTGTTGCACGAAAGAGCTAGCCCAATGGCTGGACGCTTGGGTGAAATAAGCTCGTTTTTTCACGCTTGAGTAAGCTGGATTGATTTGCCGTCGTGCTATAGCGCCATGGCGAGAGATAATAAGCGCTTTTATTTCCCGGGTTATCCTCATGATACTCGTCAACCTAGGCCACACTTCATCTTCAATCTCATTGTGAGCAAACGATAGTGAGCGCGGCAGCCTTGTTAAGTAACATGGAGATTGCCGCGTCGCTTCGCTCCTTGCAAAGACGGTTGGGGTTTAAGGTTACATCGCGGCTTTGATTTTTGCCAAGGCTTGTTTTTCAAGCTGGCGCACACGCTCGGCAGACACGCCGAGTTCATCCGCCAAATCATGCAAGGTCGCTTTAGGCTCAGCCAAAAAACGTTTTTCTAAAATCACTCGCGAGCGCTCATCCAAGCCGCCCATCGCGTGGATCAAACGGGTTTGTTGATCATCGGCACTGCTTTCGTTAACCAACGCCGTTTCGGGGTCAAGCTCGGCAGAAACCAAATAATCGGCGGGGGTATAGACATTGTCATCATCATGCTCAGCCAACACATCATACGCTGCATCTTGTGCGTACATGCGCGATTCCATTTCGCGCACCGTCTCAGGCTTCACATCCAAATCTTTGGCAATGTCTTGCACATCGCTTTCTTTAAACCAAGCGAGCTGCGTTTTCATTTTGCGTAAATTGAAAAACAGTTTGCGCTGCGCTTTGGTGGTGGCCACTTTCACAATGCGCCAGTTTTTCAAGACAAATTCATTTATCTCTGCCTTAATCCAATGCACGGCAAAGCTCACCAAGCGCACACCTTGTTTCGGGTCAAAACGTTTAACGGCCTTCATCAGACCGATATTGCCTTCTTGGATCAAATCGGCTTCTGACAAACCATAGCCCGAATATTTTCTCGCGATCTTAACCACAAACCGTAAGTGTGAAACAACGAGCTGGCGCGCAGCCTCAAGACTGCCTTGCTCGTGATACGCTTGTGCCAAGCGCACTTCTTCGGCCTGGCTTAAGAGCGGAAAACTGTTCACAAAGTGCATGTAGCTGCTGACATTATCAACACTTAGGCTCACATTGAGCGCTGGAATACGTGTCATATTCAAACCTCGCTAGACTTGGCTTTGGATTCACTGATTCTTATTGGCGGCCATTTTAGCACTCTTTAGGCCGGAGCGCCAAGGCTCGTCGACCTGGCCGAATATAGCCCCCCAGATCTTACTTGCCTGGAGTATGCGAAGCAGCTGGCTGAGCCATCCCACCACCTCCCGGAGGAGGCTCATTAGGCGTAACCTGTCCAGAATCCCGAGCGGGAGGCTGTACGCCTGGCGAATCCCTGTGGGAATTTTGAGCAGCCTGGCCAGGCAAGCCATTATCATGGGCTTGCTCGTCACGGGCTTTGTCAGCCAAAACCTCTGTTGTTTTTGTGCCTTTTTCTCTTTGATCAATCGCCGCTGATAAAGCATCAGTTTCTGCTGGTGAAGCATCAGTTTCTGCTGGTGAAGCATCAGTTTCTGCTGGTGAAGCATTAGTTTCTGCTGGTGAAGCATCAGTTTCTGCTGGTGAAGCATCAGTTTTTGCTGGTGAAGCATCAGTTTTTGCTGGTGAAGCATCAGCTGCTCCTGCTCCACCAGGTCCAGAAGCTAACTCTGCCGTCCC
It encodes:
- a CDS encoding acetoacetate decarboxylase (converts acetoacetate to acetone and carbon dioxide) — translated: MKHIKPIYNTFGMPIRRGITTYPEGPYRFVNREYMIITYETDPDALKAVLPECLTFDEPIVKFEFIRMPDSTGFGDYTESGQVIPVAYEGKKGGYVHSMYLDCHAPIAGGREIWGFPKKLANPSLKVEADTLLGTLYYGPVCVAVGTMGYKYQTVPNADVLAVLHEPNYLVKLIPDVDGGPKICQLVEYHLTNIDLKGAWRGPGALELFQHALAPVANLPVKEVISALHFVADLTLPYGKVVKDFLVK
- the rpoH gene encoding RNA polymerase sigma factor RpoH, whose product is MTRIPALNVSLSVDNVSSYMHFVNSFPLLSQAEEVRLAQAYHEQGSLEAARQLVVSHLRFVVKIARKYSGYGLSEADLIQEGNIGLMKAVKRFDPKQGVRLVSFAVHWIKAEINEFVLKNWRIVKVATTKAQRKLFFNLRKMKTQLAWFKESDVQDIAKDLDVKPETVREMESRMYAQDAAYDVLAEHDDDNVYTPADYLVSAELDPETALVNESSADDQQTRLIHAMGGLDERSRVILEKRFLAEPKATLHDLADELGVSAERVRQLEKQALAKIKAAM